The genomic region AGGTGCTCGGGGGCGCGACGAAGTCCAAAATTCAATCGCAAAAAATTCTGCCCGCGGTACACCCGAAAATGTGAAGAGGACGTAGCATTCGACGCGAAGAGCTTCTCCGCCTTCCGAATCGGGGCGGGTCGTCGGGGAAGTAGTGCTGAATTCCCGGGAGGGAACATGCCCGACCACTTCATTCCGCCCAGCTCCGCCTGGGGGGCGGCCGGCGCTGCGCCCCTCGACCGACGCGCGAACGGGCCAGGGGCCGAGGGGCCGCCCGCCGAACCGACGAACGGGACCCGCCCGGACCGCCCGGCCGTCAGCAGACGATCAGCCCCGGAGACGCCGCCGGCGCCGGAGGACCCGTTCGCGCAGTACTCCATCCACCAGCTGGCTGCGGCCACCCATCTCTCGGTGCGCACCATCCGTGCCTACCAGACGCGCGGGCTGCTCGCGCCGCCGAGACGGCAGGGTCGTCGGGTCGTCTACGGCCGCCGCCACCTCGACCGCCTGGAGAAGATCAAGACGCTCCAGCGCGAGGGGTACAACCTGGCTGCGATCGCTGCCCACTTCCTCCCCTCGCGCGTCACGATGCAGAACCAGGCGGCCCTCCGCCTGCTGCGGCGATCGGCCGCCGAGCACCCGGTGGTCGTCGCCAACCTGCTCAAGCACGGGGTCGTCGTCATCACGCAGAGCGGGAACATCGAGATCGCCGAGGAGTCACCGGTCCTGGCGGCCTTCGAGCTCAAGCACCTCGGGTTCGAGGTCTCCGACTGCGTCTGTGTGCTCGCCGAGGTGATCGACGCCTTCGTGACGGCCATGCCCGGAGTGCTGAAGAGCCTCGATCAGACAGCGCGGGGCCCGGGACTGCTCGCGCTGGCCATGGACGGCCACGACGGCGACCCGCGCGCGACCGAGGTCTCCGCACGCGTGCTGACCGAAGCCTTCCGCGTCTCGCTGCTGGCCTGCGCCGTGCCGCGGCCCGGCGGGTCCGAGGAGTCCGTCGAGCCCGGTGAAGCAGCAGCGGACGAGAGCCAGCCGGTCAGGTCCCTGCCGTGACGTCGCGTTGGGTGCCCACCCCGTCCCCACCCCCGGCCTCGGGCTCCTCCGAGCGCTCGGAGGTGGCCTTCGGTGAGTCGGCCAGGCCCTGGCGGGCCGCGAACTCCCGGTAGAGCCGGCAGGTCTCGACGAGGGAGTCGTGCGTGCCCGTCGCCACGACACGTCCCTGGTCCAGCACGACGATGCTGTCGCTCCCGACGACTGTCGAGAGCCGGTGGGCCACGACGAGCACCGTCATCGCACGGAACCGCCGAGAGTTCAGCAGGTTCTGCAGACGCCACTCGGTCTGGGCGTCGAGCGCGGAGGTCGGCTCGTCGAGCAGCAGGATGTCGCAGTTGCGCGCGAGGGCGCGGGCCCACGCCAGCCGCTGGCGCTGCCCGCCCGACAGCTCCGCTCCGCCCTCGCCGACCTCGCGGTCGAGCCCCTCGACCGAGGCGAAGGCACCCAGGCCCACGTCGTTCAGGACGCGGCACAGCGTCGCGTCGTCAGCGTCCGGGGCCGCGAGCAGCAGGTTCTCCCGGATCGTCCCGGCGAGCATCGGCGCGTCCTGCTCGACGATCGCGAGCCGGTCCCGCACCTCCTCGATCGGCCCGTCGAGGATGTCACGGCCGCCGACCATGACCTGGCCACCGTCGGCGCGGTACAGGCCACCGATCAGTGACAGCAGTGTCGACTTGCCGCTGCCGGAGGGGCCGACGATCGCGACCCGGTCGCCGGTCGGGGCCACGAGGTCGACGCCGTGCAGCACGGCCTCCCCGTCGGGATAGGCGAAGTCGACGTGGCGCAGCTCGACGGCCGGCGCCGTCGTCAGGTCGGTCACCGGACTGTGCGGGTCCGGGGCCGCTCCTTCCTCGATCCCCAGATCGGCCAGCTCGATGGGCTCGGTGGTGATCTCCTCGGTCCGGTCGACGGCGGCCAGGCCGACCTGGACGGCGGTCAGCGCACGCGCGGCGTCGCTCATCGGCACCACGACGCCGAGGGCGTACAGCACGAACGCGACCAGCTCACCGACGGAGATGGCACCACTGGAGACCCGGATACCGCCCATGAGCAGCACGACCGTGACCGCGGCCTGCATGGCCGTGTTGACGGTCGGCTCGACGACCGCCTGGACCCCCGCCAGGCGCCGCCCCTGCCGATGTGCCCGGCGGGC from Nocardioides pantholopis harbors:
- a CDS encoding helix-turn-helix domain-containing protein; this translates as MPDHFIPPSSAWGAAGAAPLDRRANGPGAEGPPAEPTNGTRPDRPAVSRRSAPETPPAPEDPFAQYSIHQLAAATHLSVRTIRAYQTRGLLAPPRRQGRRVVYGRRHLDRLEKIKTLQREGYNLAAIAAHFLPSRVTMQNQAALRLLRRSAAEHPVVVANLLKHGVVVITQSGNIEIAEESPVLAAFELKHLGFEVSDCVCVLAEVIDAFVTAMPGVLKSLDQTARGPGLLALAMDGHDGDPRATEVSARVLTEAFRVSLLACAVPRPGGSEESVEPGEAAADESQPVRSLP
- a CDS encoding ABC transporter ATP-binding protein, with translation MSPRQTPEEGTSPDTGTPAVAAPTPGSVATPAIPDEVPPAPDVPSVAPIRRLLGRTSGEGDRRRLVIVAAVVMSLVLPAFAIVQPLIVADLLDRLEAREPYGRTLTMLGVVVAGELALAGVYFWTLKRLAEDVILDTRRAIITRVLRMPVDRLHAYRSGDLMTRLGSDTTMMQSVFTAGIFSIISSATLLVGSMVVLWFLDPLLMAILVGTVLAVGVLLVFLLAAVRRVSRAVQYEVGGMVSEFETSLKGLRTIRIFGASRRVSNRVARRARRAHRQGRRLAGVQAVVEPTVNTAMQAAVTVVLLMGGIRVSSGAISVGELVAFVLYALGVVVPMSDAARALTAVQVGLAAVDRTEEITTEPIELADLGIEEGAAPDPHSPVTDLTTAPAVELRHVDFAYPDGEAVLHGVDLVAPTGDRVAIVGPSGSGKSTLLSLIGGLYRADGGQVMVGGRDILDGPIEEVRDRLAIVEQDAPMLAGTIRENLLLAAPDADDATLCRVLNDVGLGAFASVEGLDREVGEGGAELSGGQRQRLAWARALARNCDILLLDEPTSALDAQTEWRLQNLLNSRRFRAMTVLVVAHRLSTVVGSDSIVVLDQGRVVATGTHDSLVETCRLYREFAARQGLADSPKATSERSEEPEAGGGDGVGTQRDVTAGT